In Pseudomonas nunensis, a single window of DNA contains:
- a CDS encoding IclR family transcriptional regulator has product MTEDTIKRRARGLDRAFDILDFLKEIGQPLRPNEIASGIGSPKSTVYELVASLLERRILEPVGKDGHVYLGRQLYFLGQAHLRHFDLTREADHALQEIVSQTRETAQMCLLNGRKYTVALMKEGERHFRISSDIGENAPIPWTASGRLLLAHLSDDEIVDLIDHDDFILPNGDRLPLETFLREIRQAGIDGFFSFDSVADTFTHCFAAPVKDPNGVAIATLCIVAPRADAKNNYNDYRRVLIDSANNLARRINE; this is encoded by the coding sequence ATGACCGAAGACACCATCAAGCGCCGGGCACGTGGTCTGGACCGGGCGTTCGATATCCTCGATTTCCTCAAGGAAATCGGCCAGCCCCTGCGCCCGAACGAAATCGCCAGTGGCATCGGCAGCCCGAAATCCACGGTCTACGAACTGGTGGCCTCGCTGCTGGAACGACGCATCCTCGAACCCGTGGGCAAGGACGGTCACGTCTACCTCGGCCGCCAACTGTACTTCCTCGGGCAGGCGCACTTGCGCCATTTCGACCTGACCCGCGAGGCCGATCACGCCCTGCAGGAAATCGTCAGCCAGACCCGCGAAACCGCGCAGATGTGCCTGCTCAACGGGCGCAAATACACCGTGGCGCTGATGAAAGAGGGCGAGCGGCATTTCCGTATTTCCTCGGACATTGGCGAAAACGCGCCGATTCCCTGGACTGCGTCTGGGCGCCTGTTGCTGGCGCACTTGAGCGACGACGAAATCGTCGACCTGATCGACCACGACGACTTCATCCTGCCCAACGGCGACCGTCTGCCGCTGGAAACGTTTCTCCGGGAAATCCGCCAGGCCGGGATCGACGGGTTTTTCTCTTTCGATAGCGTCGCCGACACCTTCACCCATTGCTTCGCCGCCCCGGTCAAAGACCCCAACGGCGTGGCCATTGCGACCCTGTGCATCGTCGCCCCACGGGCGGATGCCAAGAACAATTACAACGACTATCGTCGGGTACTGATCGACAGCGCCAACAACCTGGCCCGACGTATCAACGAATAA
- a CDS encoding RidA family protein, which produces MSITRYGTGSTAAGGQPRPFARAVEADGWLHVSGQVPALDGEIITGGIVEQTHQTMKNLIAVLEEAGYGLEDVVRAGVWLEDPRDFTSFNKVFSEYFKPEHAPARACVQAHMMVDCKVEIDCVAYKKKA; this is translated from the coding sequence ATGAGCATTACTCGTTACGGCACCGGCAGCACCGCCGCTGGCGGTCAGCCGCGTCCTTTCGCCCGCGCCGTTGAAGCCGATGGCTGGCTGCACGTGTCCGGGCAGGTGCCGGCGCTGGACGGCGAGATCATCACTGGCGGTATCGTCGAACAGACCCACCAGACCATGAAGAACCTGATCGCGGTACTCGAAGAGGCCGGCTATGGCCTGGAAGACGTTGTGCGTGCTGGCGTGTGGCTGGAGGATCCGCGGGATTTCACAAGTTTCAACAAGGTCTTCTCCGAGTACTTCAAACCCGAACACGCCCCGGCCCGGGCCTGCGTGCAGGCGCACATGATGGTCGATTGCAAGGTTGAGATTGACTGCGTGGCGTACAAGAAAAAGGCTTGA
- a CDS encoding amino acid ABC transporter ATP-binding protein: protein MTQTSTAPNGQALLDIRGLHKQYGKLEVLKGVDLTMQRGNVVTLIGSSGSGKTTLLRCVNMLEEFQGGQILLDGESIGYDEVNGKRVRHAEKVIARHRAMTGMAFQQFNLFPHLTALQNVTLGLLKVKKLHKDEAVALAEKWLERVGLYERRDHYPGQLSGGQQQRVAIARAIAMNPSLMLFDEVTSALDPELVGEVLNVIKGLADEGMTMLLVTHEMRFAFEVSDKIVFMNQGRIEEQGPPKELFEHPKSPRLAEFLKNTRF, encoded by the coding sequence ATGACTCAGACTTCTACTGCACCAAACGGCCAGGCCCTGCTGGACATTCGCGGCCTGCACAAACAATACGGCAAGCTTGAAGTGCTCAAGGGCGTCGACCTGACCATGCAGCGCGGCAACGTTGTCACGCTGATCGGTTCCAGCGGTTCGGGCAAGACCACGCTGCTGCGTTGCGTGAACATGCTCGAAGAGTTCCAGGGCGGACAGATCCTGCTCGACGGCGAATCCATCGGTTATGACGAGGTCAACGGCAAACGCGTGCGTCACGCCGAAAAGGTCATCGCCCGCCATCGTGCCATGACCGGCATGGCGTTCCAGCAGTTCAACCTCTTTCCGCACCTGACCGCGTTGCAGAACGTCACCCTCGGTCTGCTCAAGGTCAAGAAGCTGCACAAGGATGAAGCCGTCGCGCTGGCCGAGAAATGGCTGGAGCGGGTCGGCCTGTATGAGCGACGCGATCACTATCCCGGTCAGTTGTCCGGCGGTCAGCAACAGCGCGTGGCGATTGCCCGGGCGATTGCGATGAACCCGAGCCTGATGCTGTTCGACGAAGTCACCTCGGCCCTCGACCCGGAACTGGTCGGCGAAGTGCTGAATGTGATCAAGGGCCTGGCCGACGAAGGCATGACCATGTTGCTGGTGACTCACGAAATGCGTTTTGCCTTCGAAGTCTCGGACAAGATCGTGTTCATGAATCAGGGCCGGATCGAAGAGCAGGGGCCGCCCAAAGAATTGTTCGAACACCCGAAATCGCCGCGACTGGCGGAATTTCTCAAGAACACCCGTTTCTGA
- a CDS encoding amino acid ABC transporter permease, which translates to MYESPSWLHELWVAREVLWQGFLTSVQCSALAILLGTLIGIVAGLVLTYGNVWMRAPFRFYVDLIRGTPVFVLVLACFYMAPALGWQISAFQAGALGLTLFCGSHVAEIVRGALQALPRGQMEASKAIGLTFYQSLGYVLLPQALRQILPTWVNSSTEIVKASTLLSVIGVAELLLSTQQIIARTFMTLEFYLFAGFLFFVINYAIELLGRHIEKRVALP; encoded by the coding sequence ATGTACGAATCCCCAAGTTGGTTGCATGAGTTATGGGTGGCGCGTGAAGTCTTGTGGCAAGGCTTCCTGACCAGCGTGCAGTGTTCGGCGCTGGCGATTTTGCTCGGTACGTTGATCGGCATTGTCGCCGGTCTGGTGCTGACCTACGGCAACGTCTGGATGCGCGCCCCGTTTCGTTTCTACGTCGACCTGATCCGCGGCACGCCGGTGTTTGTGCTGGTGCTGGCCTGCTTCTATATGGCGCCGGCATTGGGCTGGCAGATCAGCGCGTTTCAGGCCGGTGCCCTGGGCCTGACGCTGTTTTGCGGTTCCCACGTCGCCGAGATCGTGCGCGGTGCGTTGCAAGCGTTGCCGCGCGGGCAAATGGAAGCGAGCAAGGCGATTGGCCTGACGTTTTATCAATCGCTGGGTTACGTGTTGTTGCCCCAGGCGCTGCGGCAGATCTTGCCGACGTGGGTCAACTCGTCCACCGAGATCGTCAAGGCTTCGACCCTGTTGTCGGTGATCGGCGTGGCCGAGTTGCTGCTTAGCACGCAACAGATCATCGCCCGGACCTTCATGACCCTCGAGTTTTATCTGTTCGCCGGTTTCCTCTTTTTCGTCATCAACTACGCCATCGAATTACTCGGCCGGCACATTGAAAAGCGGGTGGCTTTGCCATGA
- a CDS encoding amino acid ABC transporter permease, with protein sequence MNYQLNFAAVWRDFPSLLAGLGLGLELALVSIAIGCVIGLMMAFALLSKHRALRVLASVYVTVIRNTPILVLILLIYFALPSLGIRLDKIPSFIITLSLYAGAYLTEVFRGGLLSIPKGQREAGLAIGLGEWQVKAYVTVPVMLRNVLPALSNNFISLFKDTSLAAAIAVPELTYYARKINVESYRVIETWMVTTALYVAACYLIAMMLRYLEQRLAIRR encoded by the coding sequence ATGAACTATCAGTTGAACTTTGCCGCCGTGTGGCGCGATTTCCCCAGTTTGCTGGCGGGGCTCGGTCTGGGCCTGGAGCTGGCGCTGGTGTCGATCGCCATTGGTTGCGTGATCGGCCTGATGATGGCGTTTGCTTTGTTGTCGAAGCATCGCGCATTGCGGGTGCTGGCGTCGGTGTACGTGACGGTGATCCGTAACACGCCGATTCTGGTGTTGATTCTGTTGATCTACTTCGCCTTGCCGAGCCTGGGCATTCGGCTGGACAAGATTCCTTCGTTCATCATCACCCTGTCGCTGTATGCCGGGGCGTACCTGACCGAAGTATTCCGCGGTGGTTTGTTGAGCATTCCCAAAGGGCAACGCGAAGCCGGGCTGGCGATTGGTCTCGGCGAGTGGCAGGTCAAGGCGTATGTCACCGTACCGGTGATGCTGCGCAACGTGCTGCCGGCGCTGTCGAACAACTTCATTTCGCTGTTCAAGGACACCTCGCTGGCGGCCGCGATTGCGGTGCCGGAGCTGACCTATTACGCGCGCAAGATCAATGTCGAGAGCTACCGGGTGATTGAAACCTGGATGGTGACCACAGCGCTCTATGTTGCGGCCTGTTACCTCATTGCCATGATGCTGCGTTACCTCGAACAGCGTCTGGCGATCCGCCGATAG
- a CDS encoding transporter substrate-binding domain-containing protein encodes MHRRPSLFKACVFILAASAAAMGVAQAADSKLDSVLARGKLIVGTGSTNAPWHFQGADGKLQGFDIDIGHMIAKGLFNDPSKVEYVVQSSDARIPNLLTDKVDISCQFITVTASRAQQVAFTLPYYREGVGLLLPANSKYKEIEDLKAAGDSVTVAVLQNVYAEELVHQALPKAKVDQYDSVDLMYQAVNSGRADAAATDQSSVKYLMVQNPGRYRSPTYAWSPQTYACAVKRGDQDWLNFVNTALHEAMTGVEFPAYAASFKQWFGVDLPTPAIGFPVEFK; translated from the coding sequence ATGCATCGCCGACCTTCCTTGTTCAAAGCGTGTGTTTTTATCCTCGCGGCTTCGGCTGCTGCCATGGGTGTTGCCCAGGCGGCGGACAGCAAGCTCGATAGCGTGCTGGCCCGTGGCAAATTGATCGTGGGGACCGGCAGTACCAACGCGCCGTGGCATTTCCAGGGAGCGGACGGCAAGTTGCAGGGTTTTGATATCGACATCGGGCACATGATCGCCAAGGGCTTGTTCAATGATCCGAGCAAGGTCGAGTACGTGGTGCAGTCCTCCGATGCGCGGATTCCGAACCTGCTGACGGACAAGGTCGATATCAGTTGCCAGTTCATCACCGTCACCGCCAGCCGTGCGCAGCAAGTAGCGTTTACCCTGCCGTACTACCGCGAAGGCGTCGGCCTGCTGCTGCCGGCCAACAGCAAGTACAAGGAAATCGAAGACCTCAAGGCCGCTGGCGACAGCGTGACCGTGGCCGTGCTGCAGAACGTGTACGCCGAAGAACTGGTGCACCAGGCGCTGCCAAAAGCCAAGGTCGATCAATACGACAGCGTCGACTTGATGTACCAGGCCGTGAACTCCGGCCGTGCCGATGCCGCTGCCACCGATCAGTCTTCGGTCAAATACCTGATGGTGCAAAACCCTGGCCGCTATCGCAGCCCGACTTACGCCTGGAGCCCGCAAACCTACGCTTGTGCCGTCAAACGTGGTGATCAGGATTGGCTGAACTTCGTCAACACCGCGCTGCATGAGGCCATGACCGGCGTTGAATTCCCGGCTTACGCGGCGTCCTTCAAGCAATGGTTCGGTGTCGATCTGCCCACCCCAGCCATCGGTTTCCCTGTCGAATTCAAATGA
- a CDS encoding type II toxin-antitoxin system RelE family toxin: MTYELEFSEKAWKEWKKLGVNLREQFKNKLQERLVHPHVPADRLHGLGNAYKIKLRSAGYRLVYRVKDEVLIVTVIAVGKRERGGVYKDAGER; this comes from the coding sequence ATGACCTATGAGCTGGAGTTTTCTGAAAAGGCCTGGAAAGAATGGAAGAAGCTTGGGGTAAACCTTAGGGAGCAGTTCAAAAATAAGCTACAGGAGCGCCTTGTCCACCCGCACGTGCCAGCAGATCGACTCCATGGGCTTGGGAATGCTTACAAAATCAAGCTGCGGAGCGCGGGGTATCGATTGGTTTATCGGGTGAAAGACGAGGTGCTGATAGTGACCGTAATTGCAGTGGGTAAAAGAGAACGTGGCGGTGTTTACAAAGATGCAGGCGAGCGATAG
- a CDS encoding type II toxin-antitoxin system Phd/YefM family antitoxin, with amino-acid sequence MTHIVLSQVVASISELKKNPMGTVAAGGGLSVAILNRNEPAFYCVPAKEYEAMMSRLEDLELIALCKERENDPTVKVSIDDL; translated from the coding sequence ATGACACATATCGTGCTTTCGCAAGTTGTCGCGAGCATATCTGAACTAAAAAAAAACCCGATGGGCACAGTGGCGGCCGGCGGTGGGCTATCTGTTGCGATTCTCAACCGCAACGAGCCGGCGTTCTATTGTGTTCCAGCCAAAGAGTACGAGGCCATGATGAGTCGTCTGGAAGATTTGGAATTGATCGCGCTTTGTAAAGAAAGAGAAAACGACCCAACCGTAAAGGTTTCAATTGATGACCTATGA
- a CDS encoding thioredoxin family protein encodes MSSTTSPTALAPTYRKALQTWRPVILYFGNQHCAACEEAGPVFRAIAETYRHRADIYMLNTSESPRHPNVTGTPTVLFYKDGKLLKKIKGIGTAQTLAADFVAHIGKVKPRYAPRKPRHDLGWLRRTLRGLCTVARARSLVGA; translated from the coding sequence ATGAGCTCGACCACCAGTCCCACGGCGTTGGCCCCGACCTACCGTAAAGCCCTGCAAACCTGGCGTCCGGTGATTCTGTACTTCGGCAATCAACACTGTGCTGCTTGTGAAGAGGCCGGGCCGGTGTTTCGGGCGATTGCCGAGACGTATCGGCATCGGGCGGACATTTATATGTTGAACACCAGTGAATCGCCCCGGCATCCGAATGTCACCGGGACGCCGACGGTGCTGTTTTACAAGGATGGGAAATTGCTGAAGAAGATTAAGGGGATTGGGACTGCGCAAACGCTGGCGGCGGATTTCGTGGCGCATATCGGAAAGGTGAAGCCACGTTATGCGCCTCGAAAACCGAGACATGATTTGGGATGGTTGCGGCGGACGTTGCGTGGCTTGTGTACGGTGGCTCGGGCGCGGTCCTTGGTCGGTGCTTGA
- a CDS encoding TerC family protein, whose protein sequence is MEWIADPTAWLGLLTLIVLELVLGIDNLVFIAILADKLPPHQRDRARIIGLSLALLMRLGLLASISWLVTLTQPLFEVFDKSFSGRDLIMLFGGVFLLFKATMELHERLEGHVGQRASNAVYAMFWPIVAQIVVLDAVFSLDAVITAVGMVDELAVMMIAVIISIGLMIVASKPLTRFVNEHPTVIMLCLGFLMMIGFALTAEGLGFHIPKGYLYAAIGFSILIEVFNQIARARRKRSMQGLRPMRERTAHAVMRLLGGRRLAVEEVGEEIADLLDNGEAPSEVLFDRRERVMISGVLQLAERPIRTLMTVRADVDHIDLADDAETIRTRLMHSSYSRLPLIRNGAVDEPLGFVHKKELLKEYLAGNDPELEDLARTTINLLESYSILNALEQMRQASTHIAFVVNEFGDFVGVLTMTDILESIAGELPDASEIEGPDVAEEQGGFMVSGALSLARVRQLTGFGAEPTEDYQTLAGLVMSVLDRLPMIGDRHERDGWSMTVMAVEERRVVRVLLVRISG, encoded by the coding sequence ATGGAATGGATAGCTGACCCCACCGCTTGGCTGGGCTTGTTGACGTTGATTGTGCTGGAGCTGGTGCTGGGCATCGACAACCTGGTGTTTATCGCGATCCTGGCGGACAAGTTGCCGCCGCATCAGCGTGATCGTGCGCGGATCATCGGGTTGTCCCTGGCGCTGCTGATGCGTCTTGGCTTGCTGGCGAGTATTTCCTGGCTGGTGACGCTGACTCAGCCGCTGTTCGAGGTGTTCGACAAGAGCTTCTCCGGGCGTGACTTGATCATGCTGTTCGGTGGTGTGTTCCTGTTGTTCAAGGCCACCATGGAACTGCACGAACGCCTCGAAGGCCATGTCGGCCAACGGGCGAGCAATGCGGTTTATGCGATGTTCTGGCCGATCGTGGCGCAGATCGTGGTGCTCGACGCAGTGTTTTCCCTGGACGCGGTGATTACCGCCGTGGGCATGGTCGATGAGCTGGCGGTGATGATGATCGCGGTGATCATTTCCATCGGTCTGATGATCGTCGCGAGCAAGCCGCTGACCCGCTTCGTCAACGAACACCCGACGGTGATCATGCTGTGCCTGGGCTTCCTGATGATGATCGGTTTCGCCCTGACCGCCGAAGGCCTGGGGTTCCACATTCCCAAGGGTTACCTGTACGCGGCCATCGGTTTCTCGATCCTGATCGAAGTGTTCAACCAGATCGCCCGCGCCCGGCGCAAGCGCTCCATGCAGGGCCTGCGCCCGATGCGCGAGCGCACGGCGCATGCGGTGATGCGTTTGCTCGGTGGTCGCCGGTTGGCGGTGGAAGAGGTCGGCGAAGAGATTGCCGACCTGTTGGATAACGGTGAGGCGCCGAGTGAAGTGCTGTTTGACCGCCGTGAGCGCGTGATGATCAGCGGCGTGTTGCAACTGGCCGAACGGCCGATTCGTACTCTGATGACGGTGCGGGCTGACGTCGATCACATCGATCTGGCCGACGATGCCGAGACCATTCGTACACGCCTGATGCACTCGTCCTACTCACGCCTGCCGTTGATTCGCAATGGCGCGGTGGATGAGCCCCTGGGCTTCGTGCATAAAAAGGAACTGCTGAAAGAGTACCTGGCCGGCAACGACCCAGAACTTGAAGACCTTGCGCGCACGACCATCAACTTGCTCGAGAGCTACTCGATCCTCAATGCCCTGGAGCAGATGCGCCAGGCCTCGACTCACATCGCCTTCGTGGTCAATGAATTCGGCGACTTCGTCGGCGTGCTGACCATGACCGATATTCTTGAGTCGATCGCCGGCGAATTGCCGGACGCCAGCGAAATCGAAGGCCCGGATGTGGCTGAAGAGCAGGGCGGGTTCATGGTCAGCGGCGCATTGAGCCTGGCGCGGGTGCGGCAGTTGACTGGCTTCGGCGCTGAACCCACCGAGGATTACCAGACTTTGGCCGGGTTGGTGATGAGTGTGCTGGATCGGTTACCGATGATCGGGGACCGGCATGAACGGGATGGCTGGAGCATGACGGTGATGGCGGTTGAAGAGCGGCGGGTGGTGCGGGTGTTGTTGGTACGTATCAGCGGGTAA
- a CDS encoding LysR family transcriptional regulator, translating to MDIRHFRYFLAVARQRNFTRAAEQLGIAPPTLSRQIQDMETELGTRLFLRQQREVSLTEAGAALVIEAEATVRQFEFAQRNAQRAGRGDIGHIELGYVASAVYSGLLQKQVQAFNRECPDVSLNVRESPMAALPGLVIEGRFDIGYVRSPMTLPDGLEAIRLDAEGFVLAVSSESWLCRLPQINPAHLQNEIFVLPEQINGTLQVAAQGGFAPKLGAQPGGLVAVIALVSLGQGVAVVPESVVGHVGLPGVVYRQIEACAASSWLSLIYRRFEKSRAVSRYIEQVRNS from the coding sequence ATGGACATACGCCATTTCCGCTACTTTCTGGCCGTTGCCCGGCAGCGCAATTTCACCCGCGCCGCCGAACAACTGGGCATCGCGCCGCCGACTTTGAGCCGTCAGATCCAGGACATGGAAACCGAACTCGGCACTCGGTTGTTCCTGCGTCAGCAACGGGAAGTCAGCCTGACCGAAGCCGGCGCCGCGTTGGTGATCGAGGCCGAAGCCACGGTGCGCCAGTTCGAATTCGCCCAGCGCAATGCGCAACGTGCCGGACGTGGCGATATCGGCCATATCGAACTCGGTTACGTGGCCTCGGCGGTGTACTCGGGGCTGTTGCAAAAACAGGTGCAAGCCTTTAACCGCGAGTGCCCGGACGTCAGCCTGAATGTGCGGGAAAGCCCGATGGCGGCGTTGCCGGGCTTGGTGATCGAGGGCCGGTTCGATATCGGTTATGTCCGTTCGCCCATGACCTTGCCCGACGGGTTGGAGGCGATTCGGCTCGATGCGGAAGGCTTTGTGCTCGCCGTGTCGAGCGAATCCTGGCTGTGCCGCTTGCCGCAGATCAACCCGGCGCATTTGCAGAACGAGATCTTCGTCCTGCCGGAGCAAATCAACGGAACTTTGCAGGTCGCGGCCCAAGGTGGATTCGCGCCGAAACTGGGGGCGCAACCGGGCGGGTTGGTCGCGGTGATTGCGCTGGTGTCGCTGGGGCAGGGCGTGGCGGTGGTGCCGGAGTCGGTGGTCGGGCATGTCGGGTTGCCCGGGGTGGTGTACCGGCAGATTGAGGCGTGTGCGGCGAGTTCGTGGTTGTCACTGATTTATCGGCGGTTTGAGAAGTCGCGGGCGGTGAGCCGGTATATCGAGCAGGTTCGGAACAGCTAA
- a CDS encoding MFS transporter, whose product MNRVSPRLTLLTASGVCSLIVLDTNIVAVTLPTIARDLGANFADIEWVVSAYMLAFAALLLPAGSIADRFGRQKTLLWGLGIFILASLGCGAAPNALFLDIARAIKGVGAALLLTSALASIGHAFHDEVERAKAWAFWGACMGVAMTTAPMLGGLITEYIGWRWIFYLNLPVGLLLMAMVWRNVPESRDTQSSRLDPWGSLAFSASLLCLIWGLIEANRIGWSNPLTYARLIGGALLLGLFVVIERVQQRPMVDLQLFKHPRFIGALLGMFAYAGCAQVMMTMLPFYLQNGLGFSAIASGLGMLPFAVTMLICPRIGARLASRFAPATLMATGLTLVGGGNLLSAWAVNSGGYLPFALAIAVTGAGAGLLNGDTQKNIMACVPRDRAGMASGMSTTMRFSAIMLAIGVYGALLASHTELLLRNSLSGQWLEQTRGIASRVVAGDMTAALGLLPDAARGVVEPLARQAFVGGFSLLLLVAGLLALLGALVVGTLMRNPIPAPSKHLPETARV is encoded by the coding sequence ATGAACCGGGTCAGTCCGCGCCTGACACTGCTGACCGCCTCCGGGGTGTGTTCGCTGATTGTCCTCGACACTAATATCGTCGCCGTCACCCTGCCGACCATCGCCCGGGACCTGGGTGCCAATTTTGCCGACATCGAATGGGTGGTCAGCGCCTATATGCTGGCCTTCGCCGCATTGTTGCTGCCAGCAGGCAGCATTGCCGACCGCTTTGGCCGGCAGAAAACCCTGCTCTGGGGTCTGGGTATTTTCATCCTCGCCTCCCTCGGGTGCGGGGCGGCGCCGAATGCGCTGTTTCTCGACATTGCCCGGGCGATCAAAGGAGTTGGCGCGGCGCTGCTGCTGACCTCGGCACTGGCCTCGATTGGCCATGCCTTTCACGACGAGGTGGAGCGAGCCAAGGCCTGGGCGTTCTGGGGCGCGTGCATGGGCGTGGCGATGACGACCGCGCCGATGCTGGGCGGGTTGATCACCGAGTACATCGGATGGCGCTGGATTTTTTACCTGAACTTGCCAGTCGGTTTGCTGCTGATGGCGATGGTCTGGCGCAACGTGCCGGAATCCCGAGACACTCAATCCTCCCGCCTCGATCCGTGGGGCAGCCTGGCCTTCAGTGCGAGTCTGTTGTGCCTGATCTGGGGTCTGATCGAAGCCAACCGCATCGGCTGGAGCAATCCACTCACTTACGCACGACTGATCGGCGGCGCGCTGTTGCTCGGGTTGTTCGTAGTGATCGAGCGGGTGCAGCAGCGGCCCATGGTTGACCTGCAATTGTTCAAGCATCCACGCTTTATCGGCGCGCTACTGGGGATGTTCGCCTACGCCGGTTGCGCCCAAGTGATGATGACGATGCTGCCGTTCTACCTGCAAAACGGCCTCGGCTTTTCGGCTATTGCCTCGGGACTGGGAATGTTGCCGTTTGCCGTGACGATGCTGATCTGCCCGCGCATCGGTGCGCGGCTGGCGAGCCGGTTTGCTCCCGCGACATTGATGGCCACCGGGCTGACGCTGGTCGGCGGCGGCAATCTGCTCAGCGCCTGGGCGGTCAACAGCGGCGGCTACCTGCCCTTTGCCCTGGCGATTGCCGTGACCGGTGCCGGCGCCGGGCTGCTGAATGGCGACACGCAGAAAAACATCATGGCCTGCGTGCCACGGGACCGCGCCGGCATGGCGTCGGGCATGAGCACCACCATGCGCTTCAGCGCAATCATGCTGGCCATCGGCGTGTACGGCGCGTTGCTGGCCAGTCATACCGAGTTGTTGCTGCGTAATAGTCTGTCGGGGCAATGGCTGGAGCAAACGCGCGGTATCGCCTCGCGGGTGGTGGCCGGGGATATGACAGCGGCGCTGGGTTTGTTGCCGGATGCCGCGCGCGGTGTGGTTGAACCGTTGGCTCGGCAAGCGTTTGTTGGCGGTTTCAGTTTGTTGCTGTTGGTTGCGGGGTTATTGGCGCTGCTGGGGGCGTTGGTGGTGGGTACGTTGATGCGTAATCCGATTCCAGCGCCTTCGAAGCACTTGCCGGAAACGGCGCGGGTTTGA
- a CDS encoding MerR family transcriptional regulator, which produces MKIGELAELSGFNPSRIRFYEAQGLIQKVERRANGYRHYPEQVLQTLYLIQCAQQAGFSLEELKLLMPDAATGEFKHDELLAGLTRKVEQIEEMQQHLAQSKAKLLAVIDDIQVKPEGMGCDANAERVLSSFKQQR; this is translated from the coding sequence ATGAAGATTGGTGAATTGGCTGAATTAAGCGGGTTCAATCCGTCGCGCATCCGGTTTTACGAGGCACAGGGATTGATCCAGAAAGTCGAGCGCCGGGCCAACGGTTACCGACATTACCCCGAGCAGGTGTTGCAGACGCTGTACCTGATCCAGTGTGCGCAGCAGGCCGGTTTCAGCCTCGAAGAGTTGAAGCTGTTGATGCCGGATGCAGCGACGGGTGAGTTCAAACACGATGAGCTGCTGGCGGGTTTGACGCGCAAGGTCGAGCAGATCGAAGAAATGCAGCAGCACCTGGCGCAGAGCAAGGCGAAACTGTTGGCGGTGATCGATGATATCCAGGTGAAACCCGAAGGCATGGGCTGCGATGCGAATGCCGAGCGGGTGCTTTCGTCGTTCAAACAGCAGCGCTGA